One window of Acetomicrobium thermoterrenum DSM 13490 genomic DNA carries:
- a CDS encoding acyl-CoA mutase large subunit family protein — MFKEEELEKISEARLKYEEEVKKTVQKYPERKSTFTTGGGVPVERLYTPENIKDLDYTEDLGFPGDYPYTRGVQPTMYRGRFWTMRQYAGYASAEESNERYKYLLQQGQTGLSVAFDLPTQIGYDSDHPMAQGEVGKVGVAIDSLEDMEILFDGIPLDKVSTSMTINAPASILLAMYIAVGEKQNVPADKLSGTIQNDILKEYIARGTYIFPPKPSMRLITDIFEFCSKHVPKWNTISISGYHIREAGSTAVQEVAFTLADGIAYVEAAVKKGLDPNVFGRRLSFFFNSHNDFLEEIAKFRAARRLWAKIMKERFGVTNPNAQKLRFHTQTAGCTLTAQQPENNIIRVTIQALAAVLGGTQSLHTNSFDEALALPTEESVRIALRTQQIIAYESGVTNTVDPLAGSYYLEWLTNEIERRAQEYIDKIDEMGGMLVAIEKGYVQQQIQDSAYAYQRAIEKGEQIVVGVNKFQIEEKGTSRKILRVDPSMAEKQIARLKALKESRDNVKVKEALEEIRKTANDESANLMPKILEAVKVYATLGEICDVLREEFGEYRESIIL, encoded by the coding sequence ATGTTCAAAGAGGAAGAACTGGAAAAGATATCAGAAGCTCGCCTTAAATATGAAGAAGAGGTCAAAAAGACAGTTCAGAAGTACCCAGAGCGTAAAAGCACCTTTACGACGGGAGGCGGGGTTCCCGTAGAAAGGTTATATACCCCGGAAAACATAAAGGACCTCGACTACACAGAAGATTTGGGTTTTCCCGGCGATTACCCCTACACCAGAGGCGTTCAGCCGACCATGTACAGAGGGCGTTTCTGGACGATGCGCCAGTACGCGGGATATGCCTCAGCCGAAGAGTCGAATGAAAGATACAAATACCTATTGCAGCAGGGACAGACGGGGCTTTCGGTGGCCTTTGACCTGCCCACCCAGATTGGCTACGATTCGGACCACCCCATGGCTCAGGGGGAAGTGGGCAAGGTTGGCGTTGCAATAGACAGCCTGGAGGACATGGAAATTCTCTTCGACGGCATCCCTCTTGACAAGGTCTCCACATCGATGACTATAAATGCTCCGGCATCAATCCTGCTTGCCATGTATATAGCTGTCGGCGAAAAGCAGAACGTCCCGGCGGACAAATTGTCGGGAACCATTCAAAACGACATATTAAAGGAATATATCGCAAGGGGAACTTATATATTTCCTCCAAAGCCCTCCATGCGATTGATCACGGACATATTTGAGTTTTGCAGCAAACACGTCCCGAAATGGAACACCATATCTATTTCAGGATATCATATCAGAGAAGCGGGATCCACGGCAGTTCAGGAAGTTGCCTTTACTCTTGCAGACGGGATAGCCTACGTAGAGGCCGCCGTCAAGAAGGGGTTGGATCCAAACGTATTTGGGCGCCGGCTGTCCTTTTTCTTCAACTCTCATAACGACTTCCTCGAAGAGATAGCCAAGTTCCGGGCCGCCAGGAGGCTCTGGGCAAAGATCATGAAAGAAAGGTTTGGAGTCACCAATCCGAACGCGCAAAAACTTCGTTTCCACACTCAGACGGCGGGATGCACACTAACCGCTCAACAGCCGGAAAACAACATAATACGGGTGACAATTCAGGCCTTGGCTGCAGTTTTGGGAGGCACACAGTCGCTTCACACCAACAGCTTCGACGAGGCCCTGGCGTTGCCCACGGAAGAAAGCGTCCGAATAGCCCTTCGCACTCAGCAGATCATCGCCTACGAGTCCGGGGTGACGAACACGGTCGATCCCCTGGCCGGAAGTTACTACCTAGAGTGGCTTACAAACGAGATAGAAAGAAGGGCTCAGGAGTACATAGATAAGATAGACGAAATGGGAGGTATGCTCGTTGCCATTGAAAAGGGTTACGTACAGCAGCAGATTCAGGATTCGGCATACGCCTACCAAAGGGCTATCGAAAAGGGAGAGCAAATAGTAGTTGGAGTAAATAAATTCCAAATAGAAGAAAAGGGGACATCTCGCAAGATCTTGAGGGTAGATCCTTCCATGGCCGAAAAGCAAATCGCAAGGCTTAAAGCTTTGAAGGAAAGCAGGGACAACGTAAAGGTCAAAGAAGCATTGGAAGAAATCAGGAAGACTGCTAATGACGAATCGGCGAACCTTATGCCCAAGATATTGGAGGCCGTGAAAGTCTACGCAACCTTAGGAGAGATCTGCGACGTATTGCGGGAAGAGTTTGGCGAATACAGAGAAAGCATAATCCTCTAA
- a CDS encoding cobalamin B12-binding domain-containing protein — MDERKIRVIVAKPGLDGHDRGAKVVARALRDAGMEVIYTGLRQTPEQIVATAIQEDADAIGLSILSGAHEHYFREVIELLKKRGAEDIIVFGGGVIPDDDVPVLKQMGVKAVFGPGTPTPKVIKWLQEAVQERRAKEHV; from the coding sequence ATGGACGAGAGGAAGATACGCGTAATAGTAGCAAAGCCCGGTCTTGACGGGCATGACAGAGGGGCCAAGGTCGTAGCCAGGGCCCTTAGGGATGCGGGAATGGAAGTTATTTATACCGGTTTAAGGCAAACGCCTGAGCAGATAGTTGCCACAGCAATCCAGGAAGACGCCGATGCAATTGGGTTGAGCATATTATCGGGCGCTCACGAACACTATTTCAGGGAAGTAATAGAGCTTTTAAAGAAAAGAGGGGCGGAAGACATTATAGTCTTCGGCGGCGGCGTTATCCCCGACGACGATGTGCCGGTTCTAAAGCAGATGGGAGTTAAGGCCGTTTTCGGACCGGGAACCCCGACGCCCAAGGTCATAAAGTGGCTTCAAGAGGCGGTCCAGGAAAGAAGAGCAAAAGAGCATGTATGA
- a CDS encoding acyl-CoA carboxylase subunit beta, whose protein sequence is MADKTIDQLCEELLARKERARLPEGKEAVEKQHKRGKLTARERIDKLLDPGSFVELDEHVEHRCSLFGLENRKIPGDGVVTGYGTVEGRLVYVFSQDFTVMGGSLGEMHAKKICKVLDMALLNGAPVVGINDSGGARIQEGVDSLSGYGNIFFRNVKASGIVPQISIIAGPSAGGAVYSPALMDFVFMVDKIGIMHITGPAVIKAVTGEDVTSEEIGGAMTHNQKSGVAHFFAANEDDCFLQVRKLLSFLPSNNMEEPPFADTGDDPERIDMRLRELVPTNPNKGYDVKDVIGCIVDNGDFFEVQPYWAQNIVTGFARVGGRVIGIIANQARHLAGCLDIDASDKASRFIRICDAYNIPVVNFVDVPGYLPGKTQELGGIIRHGAKMLYAYSEATVPKITVILRKAYGGSYLGMCSKDLGADVVLAWPQAEIAVMGAEGAANIVFKREIDQAEDKEAVRRQKIEEYREAFANPYVAASRGFVDRVILPEETRREIYQALLLSETKRELRPKRKHGIMPN, encoded by the coding sequence ATGGCCGATAAGACGATAGATCAATTGTGCGAAGAGCTTTTGGCGAGAAAGGAAAGGGCGCGTTTGCCGGAGGGAAAGGAAGCTGTAGAAAAACAGCATAAAAGAGGCAAATTGACGGCCAGGGAAAGGATAGATAAACTGCTCGACCCCGGTTCTTTCGTCGAGCTTGACGAGCACGTCGAGCATCGTTGCTCTCTCTTCGGGCTGGAGAATCGAAAAATCCCCGGCGACGGGGTCGTGACGGGCTATGGAACTGTCGAAGGTCGTCTTGTATACGTCTTCAGCCAGGACTTTACCGTAATGGGCGGTTCCTTGGGAGAGATGCACGCGAAGAAAATTTGCAAGGTCCTGGACATGGCGCTTCTCAACGGCGCTCCCGTCGTTGGAATTAACGACTCAGGCGGTGCGCGCATTCAGGAGGGAGTGGACTCCCTCTCCGGTTACGGCAATATATTTTTCAGAAATGTGAAAGCTAGCGGCATAGTCCCTCAGATATCCATAATAGCGGGCCCCAGTGCGGGAGGTGCCGTTTACAGCCCTGCCCTGATGGATTTCGTGTTTATGGTGGACAAGATTGGGATCATGCACATAACCGGCCCTGCAGTCATCAAAGCAGTCACGGGTGAGGACGTCACCAGCGAAGAGATTGGCGGAGCGATGACCCACAACCAAAAATCCGGTGTGGCCCACTTCTTTGCAGCCAACGAGGATGACTGCTTTCTCCAGGTGAGGAAGTTGTTGAGCTTCTTGCCGAGCAATAACATGGAAGAGCCGCCCTTCGCAGATACCGGCGATGATCCCGAGAGGATTGACATGCGCCTGAGAGAGCTGGTTCCCACCAATCCCAATAAAGGATACGATGTTAAAGACGTCATAGGTTGCATCGTCGATAATGGGGATTTCTTCGAAGTGCAACCCTATTGGGCGCAAAACATAGTGACAGGTTTTGCTAGAGTGGGAGGCAGGGTTATCGGCATCATAGCCAATCAGGCACGCCACCTAGCAGGATGTCTCGATATAGACGCCTCGGATAAGGCCAGTCGTTTCATCAGGATATGCGATGCCTACAACATTCCCGTCGTCAACTTTGTAGACGTTCCCGGTTATCTGCCGGGCAAAACTCAGGAGTTGGGCGGGATCATACGCCACGGAGCCAAGATGCTCTACGCCTATTCCGAAGCCACCGTGCCGAAGATAACCGTTATCCTGAGAAAGGCCTACGGAGGTTCTTACCTTGGCATGTGCAGCAAGGACCTGGGCGCCGATGTGGTATTGGCATGGCCCCAGGCTGAAATTGCCGTAATGGGTGCCGAGGGTGCTGCCAACATAGTCTTTAAGAGGGAAATAGATCAGGCAGAAGATAAGGAGGCCGTAAGGCGTCAGAAGATCGAAGAATACCGGGAAGCCTTTGCGAATCCCTATGTAGCTGCATCGCGAGGGTTCGTGGATCGCGTTATATTGCCCGAGGAGACTCGCAGGGAAATTTATCAGGCGTTGCTGCTTTCTGAGACGAAGAGGGAGCTTCGACCCAAACGCAAACATGGCATAATGCCGAACTAA
- the mce gene encoding methylmalonyl-CoA epimerase, with product MKTVGVDHIGIAVKSIDEALKFWEETLGIKCTGREEVAEQKVVTAFLPLGGTEIELLEPTSPESPISKFIESRGEGIHHLALKVEDIEAALKELKDKGIRLIDEKPRCGAGEAKIAFVHPKAAGGVLLEISER from the coding sequence ATGAAGACCGTAGGTGTAGATCATATTGGAATAGCAGTCAAATCTATAGATGAAGCATTGAAGTTCTGGGAGGAGACCTTGGGCATCAAATGCACGGGTCGGGAAGAGGTGGCAGAGCAGAAGGTTGTAACTGCCTTCTTGCCCTTAGGCGGTACGGAGATTGAGCTTTTAGAACCCACTTCCCCCGAGAGTCCCATCTCCAAGTTCATCGAAAGCAGAGGCGAAGGGATCCATCATTTGGCCCTTAAAGTAGAGGACATCGAGGCAGCCTTGAAAGAGCTCAAGGATAAGGGTATTCGGCTCATCGACGAAAAGCCCCGCTGTGGGGCAGGGGAAGCAAAGATAGCTTTCGTTCACCCAAAGGCTGCCGGTGGCGTTTTGCTCGAGATTTCCGAGCGTTAA